One region of Olleya sp. Hel_I_94 genomic DNA includes:
- the leuD gene encoding 3-isopropylmalate dehydratase small subunit, translating to MEKFTTLQSQAIPLAIENIDTDQIIPARFLKATDRKGFGDNLFKDWRFNKDDSVNESFSLNNPKYSGSILVAGDNFGCGSSREHAAWALSDYGFKVIVSSFFADIFKGNALNNGLLPVQVSAEFLKVLIDVTTENPETILEVNLEAQIISVKDTSFKEAFDIDAYKKTCMINGYDDIDYLLSKKETISAFEAKKTY from the coding sequence ATGGAAAAGTTTACAACATTACAATCTCAAGCTATTCCGTTAGCAATAGAAAACATAGATACAGATCAGATTATTCCTGCTCGATTTTTAAAAGCAACAGACCGAAAAGGCTTTGGAGACAACCTTTTTAAAGATTGGAGGTTTAACAAAGATGATTCGGTAAATGAGTCTTTCTCTTTAAACAATCCTAAATATTCAGGAAGCATTTTAGTTGCGGGAGATAATTTTGGTTGCGGCTCTAGTCGCGAACACGCAGCTTGGGCTTTAAGCGATTATGGCTTTAAAGTTATTGTTTCAAGTTTTTTTGCGGATATTTTTAAAGGAAATGCTTTAAATAATGGACTGTTACCTGTTCAAGTTTCAGCAGAATTTTTAAAAGTACTAATAGACGTTACCACTGAAAATCCGGAGACTATTTTAGAAGTTAATCTTGAAGCGCAAATTATCTCCGTAAAAGACACTTCTTTCAAGGAAGCTTTTGACATTGATGCTTACAAAAAAACCTGTATGATTAATGGTTATGATGATATTGACTACCTATTAAGTAAAAAAGAAACTATTTCGGCTTTTGAAGCCAAAAAAACATACTAA
- the leuC gene encoding 3-isopropylmalate dehydratase large subunit, producing the protein MGQTLFDKVWDAHVVETVKDGPQVLYIDKHLIHEVTSPQAFNELEARNIPVFRPKQIVATADHNTPTQNQHLPVKDLLSRNQLEQLSKNCKKNNITLYQLGHQYNGIVHVMAPELGITQPGMTMVCGDSHTSTHGAFGTIAFGIGTSQVAQVFASQCLLLTKPKSLRVTVSGKLKNGVLPKDVILYIIAKLGTNSGTGYFCEYAGDVFENMSMEGRMTVCNMSIEMGARGGMIAPDQTTFDYVKDKEFAPKGDAFDKKVAYWKTLPTDTDAVFDKEYAFDAEDIEPMVTYGTNPGMGIKVTENIPSIDDASFEKSLQYMDFKKGESLINKPINYVFIGSCTNSRIEDFRVAASYIKGKQKADNVTAWLVPGSKQVEAQIIKEGLKDVFDAAGFELRQPGCSACLAMNDDKIPQGEYCVSTSNRNFEGRQGQGSRTILASPLVAAATAIEGKIVDITKQLN; encoded by the coding sequence ATGGGACAAACATTATTTGACAAAGTTTGGGATGCCCACGTTGTAGAAACCGTTAAAGACGGACCACAAGTATTATATATTGACAAACACCTAATACACGAGGTGACCAGTCCGCAAGCTTTTAATGAGCTAGAAGCACGCAACATCCCTGTTTTTAGACCAAAACAAATTGTTGCCACTGCGGACCATAATACGCCAACACAAAACCAACACTTACCAGTTAAAGATTTATTGTCTAGAAATCAATTAGAACAACTATCTAAAAACTGTAAAAAAAATAATATTACACTTTACCAACTAGGACACCAATACAATGGGATTGTCCATGTTATGGCTCCAGAATTAGGGATTACCCAACCAGGAATGACAATGGTTTGTGGTGACAGTCACACCTCAACACATGGTGCTTTTGGAACCATCGCTTTTGGTATTGGAACCAGTCAAGTGGCACAGGTTTTTGCTAGTCAATGCTTACTTTTAACTAAGCCAAAAAGCTTAAGAGTGACCGTTAGCGGTAAACTTAAAAATGGCGTATTACCCAAAGATGTTATTTTATACATCATTGCCAAATTAGGCACAAACTCAGGCACAGGTTACTTCTGCGAATATGCGGGAGATGTTTTTGAAAACATGTCCATGGAAGGCAGAATGACTGTTTGTAATATGAGTATTGAAATGGGCGCTCGAGGCGGAATGATTGCCCCAGACCAAACCACTTTTGACTATGTAAAGGATAAAGAATTTGCGCCAAAAGGAGATGCTTTTGACAAAAAAGTAGCCTATTGGAAAACATTACCAACGGATACAGATGCTGTTTTTGATAAAGAATATGCTTTTGACGCGGAAGATATAGAACCTATGGTAACTTATGGTACCAACCCAGGAATGGGAATTAAAGTGACTGAAAACATTCCAAGTATAGACGATGCTTCTTTTGAAAAATCTTTACAATATATGGATTTCAAAAAAGGAGAATCTTTAATCAATAAACCCATTAACTATGTCTTTATTGGAAGCTGTACCAACTCTAGAATTGAAGATTTCAGAGTAGCTGCAAGCTACATAAAAGGAAAACAAAAAGCAGATAATGTTACTGCTTGGTTAGTACCTGGTAGCAAACAAGTAGAGGCTCAAATTATAAAAGAAGGTCTTAAAGATGTATTTGATGCAGCTGGCTTTGAGCTAAGACAACCGGGTTGTTCCGCTTGTTTAGCCATGAACGACGATAAGATTCCGCAAGGCGAATATTGTGTTTCAACATCAAACCGAAACTTTGAAGGAAGACAAGGACAAGGCTCTAGAACTATTTTAGCTAGTCCTTTAGTTGCAGCTGCAACAGCTATTGAAGGCAAAATTGTGGACATAACAAAACAACTAAATTAA